The following proteins are encoded in a genomic region of Streptomyces gobiensis:
- a CDS encoding type II secretion system F family protein has protein sequence MSAETMHRLWTTFLVALAVLTPLGAVLASRRERARGRRLATLLGAAPQPALRIQAWRPSGPWSRAMRQGPQRDGLAALGAGSLGFIFLGGVAGLLVGLAVAFGIWRWLRQHTVPGEQAAKAAQERVAAAQLPLTAELMAACLAAGSGPREAARAVGDSLGGPVGERLLRSAAELRLGAEPAAAWVRLAELPDAVALARCLERSQASGAPAVEPVSRLAAECRARQARTATARARRAGVLVTAPLGLCFLPAFLLAGVVPVVIGLATSLL, from the coding sequence ATGAGCGCAGAGACCATGCACAGGCTGTGGACAACTTTTCTGGTCGCTCTGGCCGTGCTGACACCGCTCGGCGCGGTGCTGGCGAGCCGCCGGGAACGCGCGCGGGGCAGACGGCTGGCCACGCTGCTCGGGGCGGCCCCGCAGCCGGCACTCCGGATACAAGCCTGGCGGCCGTCCGGGCCATGGTCACGGGCGATGCGGCAGGGGCCGCAGCGAGATGGCCTGGCGGCGCTGGGCGCCGGATCGCTCGGGTTCATCTTCCTGGGCGGAGTGGCCGGATTGCTGGTGGGACTCGCGGTGGCCTTCGGCATATGGCGGTGGCTGCGACAGCACACGGTCCCCGGCGAGCAGGCCGCCAAGGCGGCCCAGGAGCGGGTCGCGGCGGCACAACTGCCGCTCACCGCAGAGCTGATGGCAGCCTGCCTCGCCGCTGGATCGGGGCCACGGGAAGCGGCCCGGGCGGTCGGGGACTCCCTCGGCGGCCCGGTCGGGGAACGGCTGCTTCGGTCCGCCGCCGAGCTACGCCTCGGCGCTGAACCGGCGGCGGCCTGGGTGCGACTCGCCGAGCTGCCGGACGCCGTCGCGCTGGCCCGCTGTCTGGAACGCTCCCAGGCATCCGGAGCACCGGCCGTGGAACCGGTGAGCAGGCTGGCGGCTGAATGCCGGGCCCGTCAGGCGCGTACCGCGACGGCACGGGCTCGCCGGGCCGGGGTACTGGTCACCGCCCCGCTGGGGCTGTGCTTCCTGCCCGCCTTTCTGCTCGCGGGAGTGGTCCCCGTAGTCATCGGACTCGCCACATCACTGCTCTGA
- a CDS encoding ATP-binding protein: protein MKIAFVGKGGSGKTTLSSLFIRHLAAHRIPVIAVDADINQHLGAALGLDEAEAAALPAMGAHLPLIKEYLRGTNPRIATAQTMIKTTPPGEGSRLLRIDEDNPIYDACARPVTLEGDDVRLLATGPFTESDLGVACYHSKVGAVELCLNHLVDGRGEFMVVDMTAGSDSFASGMFTRFDMTFLVAEPTRKGVSVYRQYRDYARDFGVPLKVIGNKVQGPDDVAYLREEIGDDLLITVGHSDWVRTMEKGRPLPFARLEEPNRQALHTLYETADAAYERRDWERYTRQMVHFHLKNAESWGNAKTGADLAAQVDPSFVLCEEQAAPQPA from the coding sequence ATGAAGATCGCTTTCGTAGGCAAGGGCGGCAGTGGCAAGACCACCCTGTCCTCTCTGTTCATCCGCCATCTCGCCGCTCACCGCATCCCTGTGATCGCGGTGGACGCCGACATCAACCAGCATCTGGGCGCCGCCCTGGGACTGGATGAAGCAGAGGCCGCCGCCCTGCCCGCGATGGGCGCCCATCTCCCCCTCATCAAGGAATACCTGCGCGGCACCAACCCCCGTATCGCCACCGCGCAGACCATGATCAAGACGACCCCGCCAGGCGAGGGCTCCCGGCTGCTCCGGATTGATGAGGACAACCCCATCTACGACGCATGCGCCCGTCCCGTCACCCTCGAAGGCGACGACGTCCGGCTGCTGGCCACCGGCCCGTTCACCGAGTCCGATCTCGGGGTCGCCTGCTATCACTCCAAGGTCGGCGCTGTCGAGCTCTGTCTCAACCATCTGGTGGACGGGCGTGGGGAGTTCATGGTCGTCGATATGACGGCGGGCTCGGACTCCTTCGCCTCCGGCATGTTCACCCGCTTCGATATGACGTTCCTGGTCGCCGAGCCCACCCGTAAGGGCGTCTCCGTCTACCGGCAATACCGCGATTACGCCCGCGACTTCGGCGTACCGCTCAAGGTCATCGGAAACAAGGTGCAGGGCCCGGATGATGTGGCGTATCTGCGCGAGGAGATCGGCGATGATCTATTGATCACGGTCGGCCACTCGGACTGGGTCCGCACCATGGAGAAGGGCCGACCGCTTCCCTTCGCGCGGCTTGAGGAGCCCAACAGGCAGGCGCTGCATACTCTTTACGAGACGGCTGACGCAGCCTACGAGCGGCGTGACTGGGAGCGGTACACCCGGCAGATGGTGCACTTCCATCTGAAGAACGCGGAGAGCTGGGGCAACGCGAAGACGGGGGCTGATCTGGCCGCTCAGGTCGACCCCTCGTTTGTGCTGTGCGAGGAGCAGGCTGCTCCGCAGCCCGCGTAG
- a CDS encoding TadA family conjugal transfer-associated ATPase: protein MTGAASQDLVDAVRLRLVESGAEPTPARVAAALRAQGRLLGDSTVLGVVEALRSELVGTGPLEPLLADPQVTDVLVTGPEEVWVDRGRGVERTEVRFPDAAAVRRLAQRLATAAGRRLDDARPWADARLPDGTRMHAVLPPVAVDSPCLSLRVGRTRAFRLSELIAAGTVPPGGDRLLRAVLAARLSYVISGGTGTGKTTLLSTLLGLVGRGERIVLAEDSAELRPDHPHVVRLEARPANQEGAGLVELRDLVRQALRMRPDRLVVGEVRGAEVTDLLAALNTGHEGGCGTVHANAAADVPARLEALGMTAGLDRAALHSQLAAALSLVVHLVRDRSGQRRIAEIHVLERDRDGMVHTVPAAFWDADGFTRERGWPRLRLLCERGGGAL from the coding sequence ATGACAGGAGCGGCGTCACAGGACCTCGTGGACGCGGTCCGGCTGCGGCTGGTGGAGTCCGGTGCCGAGCCGACTCCGGCCCGGGTGGCGGCTGCGCTGCGTGCACAGGGGCGGCTGCTCGGCGACAGCACGGTGCTGGGAGTCGTTGAAGCGCTGCGCTCGGAGCTGGTCGGCACCGGTCCGCTGGAGCCGCTGCTCGCTGACCCGCAGGTCACCGATGTGCTGGTCACCGGACCAGAAGAGGTATGGGTCGACCGGGGGCGTGGGGTAGAGCGCACCGAGGTGCGCTTCCCGGACGCCGCGGCGGTGCGCAGGCTCGCGCAGCGGCTGGCGACAGCGGCGGGCCGACGGCTCGATGACGCCCGGCCCTGGGCGGACGCCCGGCTGCCGGACGGGACCAGGATGCACGCGGTGCTGCCGCCGGTGGCCGTGGACTCGCCCTGTCTGTCGCTGCGGGTAGGACGGACCCGGGCCTTCCGGCTGTCGGAGCTGATCGCGGCCGGAACCGTGCCGCCCGGTGGCGACCGGCTGCTGCGGGCGGTGCTGGCGGCCCGGCTGTCGTACGTGATCAGTGGTGGTACCGGGACGGGCAAGACGACGCTGCTGAGCACTCTGCTGGGGCTGGTGGGGCGCGGGGAGCGGATCGTGCTGGCCGAGGACTCGGCGGAGCTGCGGCCCGATCATCCGCATGTGGTGCGGCTTGAGGCGCGGCCCGCCAACCAGGAAGGTGCCGGCCTGGTGGAGCTACGGGACCTGGTCCGGCAGGCGTTGCGGATGCGTCCCGACAGGTTGGTCGTCGGTGAGGTGCGTGGGGCCGAAGTGACGGACTTGCTCGCTGCCTTGAACACCGGCCATGAGGGCGGGTGCGGGACTGTACACGCCAACGCGGCGGCCGATGTGCCCGCCCGGCTGGAAGCGCTGGGTATGACGGCTGGGCTCGACCGGGCCGCTCTGCACAGCCAGTTGGCGGCGGCTCTCTCACTGGTGGTGCATCTGGTGCGGGACCGTTCGGGGCAACGGCGGATCGCCGAGATCCATGTGCTGGAACGGGACCGGGACGGAATGGTGCACACCGTGCCCGCCGCGTTCTGGGATGCGGACGGTTTTACCCGGGAGCGGGGCTGGCCTCGGCTGCGGCTGTTGTGTGAGCGGGGCGGTGGTGCGCTGTGA
- a CDS encoding HAD family hydrolase, which translates to MLSLVEKQSLPRTAAFFDLDKTVIAKSSTLTFSKSFYQGGLINRRAVLRTAYAQFVYLVGGADHDQMERMREYLSSLCRGWNVQQVKEIVAETIHDLIDPIIYDEAASLIEEHHLAGRDVVIVSTSGSEVVQPIGELIGADRVVATRMVVEDGRYTGEVAYYAYGPTKAEAIAELAESEGYDLSQCYAYSDSATDVPMLESVGHPHAVNPDRALRREAIIRDWPILSFSRPVRLKQRVPTLSMPPRPVLAAAAAVGAAAATAGLVWYTSRRRARYGLH; encoded by the coding sequence ATCCTCTCTCTTGTGGAAAAACAGTCGTTGCCTCGGACAGCCGCCTTCTTCGATCTGGACAAGACGGTCATTGCGAAGTCGAGCACGCTCACCTTCAGCAAGTCGTTCTACCAAGGTGGCCTGATCAATCGCCGGGCCGTACTCCGCACTGCCTACGCCCAGTTCGTATACCTGGTGGGCGGCGCCGACCACGATCAGATGGAGCGGATGCGGGAGTATCTCTCCTCGCTCTGCCGGGGCTGGAACGTCCAGCAGGTCAAGGAGATCGTCGCCGAGACCATCCACGATCTCATCGACCCGATCATCTACGACGAGGCCGCGTCCCTCATCGAGGAGCACCATCTCGCGGGCCGCGATGTCGTGATCGTCTCCACCTCCGGCTCCGAGGTCGTCCAGCCCATCGGGGAGTTGATCGGTGCCGACCGCGTGGTGGCGACCCGGATGGTCGTCGAGGACGGCCGCTACACCGGCGAGGTGGCGTACTACGCCTACGGCCCGACCAAGGCCGAAGCCATCGCCGAGCTCGCCGAGTCCGAGGGATATGACCTCTCCCAGTGCTACGCCTACAGCGACTCGGCCACGGACGTTCCGATGCTGGAGTCGGTCGGCCATCCGCACGCGGTCAACCCCGACCGAGCCCTGCGCCGGGAGGCGATCATCCGCGACTGGCCGATCCTCTCCTTCTCCCGCCCGGTGCGGCTGAAGCAGCGGGTGCCCACGCTGTCGATGCCGCCTCGCCCGGTCCTCGCCGCAGCGGCCGCGGTGGGCGCCGCTGCCGCCACCGCCGGGCTGGTCTGGTACACCAGCAGACGCCGCGCCCGGTACGGCCTCCACTGA
- a CDS encoding oxidoreductase, which produces MSTSPQPAGPADPADPLAPLGALPGVADSVESVRKAVDRVYGHRVMRRRSAEVTSEAVLRGARASAALAGADWALEEVRRRSDFGGDEEARLVGAALRVTAEAGQLLSVWRQSPLRVLARLHLVAAGGTAPKAAAGPGDPADAADTADTVGRPRLPGEPVDEPFVQLELPAAGAVSARLEGLAELIVTGSSAPALVTASVVHGELLTLRPFGSYNGLIARAAERIILVGSGLDPKSICPAEVGHLEPGRDAYLQALDGYASGTPEGMVDWITHCGRSVELGVRESTAVCEALQRGAA; this is translated from the coding sequence ATGAGTACGAGTCCTCAGCCCGCTGGCCCCGCCGACCCTGCCGACCCGCTGGCCCCGCTCGGCGCTCTGCCGGGGGTGGCCGACTCCGTCGAATCGGTACGGAAGGCGGTGGACCGGGTTTACGGCCACCGGGTGATGCGTCGGCGCAGTGCCGAGGTCACCTCGGAGGCGGTGCTGCGCGGGGCGCGCGCCTCGGCGGCGCTGGCGGGGGCGGACTGGGCGCTGGAGGAGGTGCGGCGACGCTCCGACTTCGGCGGTGATGAGGAAGCCCGGCTGGTGGGCGCCGCGCTACGGGTGACCGCGGAGGCGGGGCAGCTGCTCTCCGTATGGCGGCAGTCACCGCTGCGGGTGCTGGCGCGGCTGCACTTGGTGGCAGCGGGAGGCACCGCTCCGAAGGCCGCGGCGGGTCCCGGGGATCCCGCGGACGCGGCGGACACGGCGGACACGGTGGGGCGGCCGCGGCTGCCCGGGGAGCCGGTCGATGAGCCCTTCGTCCAGCTGGAACTGCCAGCCGCCGGTGCGGTGTCGGCGCGGCTTGAGGGGCTGGCCGAGCTCATCGTCACCGGATCCTCGGCGCCCGCGCTGGTGACGGCCTCGGTCGTGCACGGGGAGCTGCTGACACTGCGGCCGTTCGGCTCGTACAACGGGCTGATCGCACGGGCGGCGGAGAGGATCATCCTGGTCGGCAGTGGGCTGGACCCGAAGTCGATCTGTCCGGCGGAGGTCGGGCACCTGGAGCCGGGGCGGGATGCCTACCTACAGGCGCTGGACGGTTACGCCTCCGGGACTCCGGAGGGCATGGTGGACTGGATCACGCACTGTGGGCGGTCCGTGGAACTGGGGGTGCGGGAGTCCACCGCGGTCTGCGAGGCGCTACAGCGCGGGGCGGCGTAA
- a CDS encoding DUF4244 domain-containing protein, translated as MGRVARVARVCRALRDRPRDIGMSTAEYAVGTIAASGFAAVLYKVVTSDPVSSAVQRLVERALNAAF; from the coding sequence ATGGGACGAGTGGCACGAGTGGCACGAGTCTGTCGCGCCCTGCGCGACCGGCCCCGGGACATCGGAATGAGCACCGCCGAATACGCCGTGGGCACGATCGCGGCGAGTGGCTTCGCAGCCGTGCTCTACAAGGTGGTCACCAGCGATCCCGTCAGCTCGGCGGTGCAGCGGCTCGTCGAGAGGGCGCTCAATGCCGCTTTCTGA
- a CDS encoding type II secretion system F family protein, which translates to MGGPDAGSRRARLLLAGGCAAGDGSAGDGVTGAGAVGRGRPVPGGRIVALGGAVRRFAGRVGRQWLCLPVGGVLAVLAESVLPLLAAVAAVPLLGRWLRRRERRRAAERREGAVIELCAGVAAELRAGQQPERALLASGAGGLGQAGSAVLAAARFGGDVPGALRRAAREPGAGGLAGVAACWQVAVDGGAGLADGLDRVADALRAEREQREELRAQLAGPRSTALVLALLPLFGLLLGTAMGAEPLRVLLHSPVGWGVLAAAGLLEWAGLAWVAQIVRAAEGAKAA; encoded by the coding sequence ATGGGTGGCCCGGATGCCGGCTCCCGCCGGGCGCGGCTGCTGCTGGCCGGCGGTTGCGCGGCCGGTGATGGCTCGGCTGGTGATGGCGTGACTGGTGCTGGGGCGGTCGGTCGTGGTCGGCCGGTGCCCGGTGGGCGGATCGTCGCGCTGGGCGGTGCCGTGCGGCGGTTCGCCGGGAGGGTGGGGCGGCAGTGGCTGTGCCTCCCGGTCGGCGGTGTGCTGGCGGTGCTGGCGGAGTCGGTGCTTCCGCTGCTGGCGGCGGTAGCGGCGGTACCGCTGCTGGGGCGGTGGCTGCGTCGGCGCGAGCGGCGGCGGGCGGCCGAGCGGCGGGAGGGTGCGGTCATCGAGCTGTGTGCCGGTGTCGCTGCCGAGCTGCGGGCCGGGCAGCAGCCGGAGCGGGCCCTGTTGGCCTCGGGGGCGGGAGGGCTCGGGCAGGCCGGGTCCGCCGTGCTCGCGGCGGCTCGCTTCGGCGGGGATGTGCCGGGGGCGCTGCGCCGGGCGGCCCGGGAGCCGGGGGCGGGCGGGCTCGCTGGGGTCGCCGCGTGCTGGCAGGTGGCGGTGGATGGCGGCGCGGGGCTCGCCGATGGGCTGGACCGGGTGGCGGACGCGCTGCGTGCCGAACGGGAGCAACGGGAGGAGCTGCGGGCCCAGTTGGCGGGTCCGCGTTCAACGGCGCTGGTGCTGGCCCTGCTGCCGCTGTTCGGGCTGCTGCTGGGCACCGCCATGGGTGCCGAGCCGCTACGGGTACTGCTGCACTCCCCGGTGGGCTGGGGCGTGCTGGCCGCCGCCGGGCTGCTGGAGTGGGCCGGGCTGGCCTGGGTCGCCCAGATCGTACGAGCGGCGGAAGGGGCGAAGGCGGCATGA
- a CDS encoding bifunctional SulP family inorganic anion transporter/carbonic anhydrase, with translation MSACAPAQSFNAARRQRPGSRRAADLSASISVFLIALPLSLGIALATGAPLQAGLVAAAVGGIVVGLLGGAPLQVSGPAAGLTVVTAELIQLYGWRTTCAITIIAGLTQLGLAYLRVARSALMVSPAIVHGMLAGIGVTIALAQLHIVLGGSPESSAIANVKALPQQLSDPHPAALSVSVLTIAVLLLWPRLRGRTGQLARKAPGALVAVVLATAFASLAGLHLPRVELPSWRSHALPEMPHGPVLGLLAAVLTITLVASVESLLSAVAIDKLAAARKGADRVPRADLDKELRGQGAANVVSGALGGLPITGVAVRSTANVRAGAVSRNSTILHGIWVLLATGLAVALLELIPLAALAALVMVIGVQMVNLTHIRSVTRHREVLVYLATTVAVVLLGVLEGVAIGVAVAIAVALHRLAHTRITHEPGGADGPEGAAHRVLVRGQLTFLAVPRLSRTLGQLPEGCKVVVELDGSFMDHAAYETLQDWRTAHTAHGGEVDITGRAGARIAEPTTAHSCTPWTPWRNHHCTRPQTEPDAELSPSSRPERRGQLLGGVRNFQRITAPLVREELARLARDGQQPSHLFLTCADSRLVTSMITSSGPGDLFTVRNIGNLVPPPGREVSDHSVAAAIEYAVQVLKVGSITICGHSGCGAMQALHASRQATAQPSTGQCAASAALPTSLSRWLSHGQPSLERLSAQLHSPRGSAPRIADRVTTDEIEALSLTNVIQQLEHLRAHECVSKRIAEGSLELHGMYFHVGEAQAYVLDSSSDPSGPSGPSSQGAVFTPVRAV, from the coding sequence ATGTCCGCCTGCGCCCCTGCCCAAAGCTTCAACGCCGCCCGCCGACAACGCCCGGGCAGCCGACGAGCCGCCGATCTCTCCGCGTCGATCTCCGTCTTCCTGATCGCGCTTCCGCTCTCCCTCGGTATCGCGCTGGCCACCGGCGCCCCGCTGCAGGCCGGACTGGTCGCCGCGGCCGTGGGCGGCATCGTCGTTGGCCTGCTGGGTGGTGCGCCCTTGCAGGTCAGCGGACCGGCGGCCGGGCTCACCGTGGTCACCGCCGAGCTGATCCAGCTGTACGGCTGGCGCACCACCTGCGCCATCACGATCATCGCCGGGCTCACCCAGCTCGGCCTGGCCTATCTACGCGTAGCCCGTTCCGCGCTGATGGTCAGCCCCGCGATCGTGCACGGCATGCTCGCCGGTATCGGGGTCACCATCGCCCTCGCCCAGCTGCACATCGTGCTCGGCGGCAGCCCCGAGAGCTCGGCCATCGCCAATGTGAAGGCACTCCCCCAGCAGCTCTCCGACCCGCACCCCGCCGCCCTGTCGGTCAGCGTGCTCACCATCGCCGTGCTGCTGCTCTGGCCACGGCTACGGGGCCGGACCGGCCAGCTTGCACGCAAGGCCCCGGGTGCGCTGGTCGCCGTGGTCCTGGCCACCGCGTTCGCCAGCCTCGCCGGGCTGCATCTGCCCCGGGTCGAGCTGCCCTCCTGGCGCAGCCACGCGCTGCCCGAGATGCCGCACGGGCCAGTGCTCGGACTGCTCGCCGCCGTGCTCACCATCACCTTGGTGGCAAGCGTCGAATCACTGCTGTCCGCGGTCGCCATCGACAAGCTGGCCGCCGCCCGCAAGGGTGCCGACCGGGTGCCGCGGGCCGATCTGGACAAGGAGCTGCGCGGCCAGGGCGCGGCCAATGTGGTCTCCGGCGCGCTCGGGGGGCTGCCCATCACCGGGGTCGCGGTGCGCAGTACGGCGAATGTGCGGGCGGGCGCGGTCAGCCGTAACTCCACGATTCTGCATGGGATCTGGGTGCTGCTCGCCACCGGGCTGGCGGTCGCCCTGCTGGAGCTGATTCCGCTGGCCGCGCTGGCCGCGCTGGTGATGGTGATCGGTGTCCAGATGGTCAATCTGACCCATATCCGCAGCGTCACCCGGCACCGTGAGGTGCTGGTCTATCTCGCTACCACGGTGGCCGTGGTGCTGCTCGGGGTGCTGGAAGGGGTGGCGATCGGTGTCGCGGTGGCGATCGCGGTCGCCCTGCACCGGCTGGCGCACACCCGGATCACCCATGAGCCGGGCGGGGCCGACGGTCCGGAGGGGGCAGCTCACCGGGTGCTGGTACGGGGCCAGTTGACGTTTCTCGCCGTGCCACGGCTCAGCCGGACACTGGGCCAGCTGCCGGAAGGGTGCAAGGTCGTCGTGGAGCTGGACGGCTCCTTTATGGATCACGCGGCATACGAGACGCTCCAGGACTGGCGGACCGCCCATACCGCCCACGGCGGCGAGGTCGACATCACCGGCCGCGCCGGGGCACGCATCGCGGAGCCCACGACCGCACACAGCTGCACCCCCTGGACCCCCTGGCGCAACCACCACTGCACCCGCCCTCAGACAGAGCCCGATGCGGAGCTCTCGCCCAGTTCCCGGCCCGAACGGCGCGGCCAGCTGCTGGGGGGCGTACGGAACTTCCAGCGGATCACCGCACCGCTGGTACGTGAGGAGCTGGCGCGGTTGGCCCGTGATGGCCAGCAGCCCTCGCATCTCTTTCTGACCTGCGCCGACTCCCGGCTGGTCACCAGCATGATCACCTCCAGCGGTCCGGGTGATCTGTTCACCGTGCGCAATATCGGCAATCTGGTGCCGCCACCCGGCCGGGAGGTCAGCGACCACTCGGTGGCGGCAGCGATCGAGTACGCCGTCCAGGTCCTGAAGGTCGGCTCCATCACGATCTGTGGGCACTCCGGCTGTGGCGCCATGCAGGCGCTGCACGCCAGCCGCCAGGCCACCGCTCAGCCCAGCACGGGTCAGTGCGCCGCCTCCGCCGCGCTCCCCACCTCGCTCTCCCGCTGGCTCAGCCATGGCCAGCCGAGTCTGGAGCGGCTGTCCGCACAGCTGCACTCGCCCCGTGGCTCGGCGCCACGGATCGCCGACCGCGTGACGACCGATGAGATCGAGGCACTCTCTTTGACCAATGTGATCCAGCAGTTGGAGCATTTGCGGGCCCATGAGTGTGTCTCCAAGCGGATCGCTGAGGGCTCGCTGGAGCTCCACGGCATGTATTTCCATGTCGGCGAGGCGCAGGCGTATGTGCTCGACAGCTCTTCCGACCCCTCTGGCCCCTCTGGCCCCTCCAGTCAGGGGGCCGTCTTCACCCCGGTACGAGCCGTCTGA
- the ssd gene encoding septum site-determining protein Ssd: MAESILIVTEDTELLDDLLRLCAAAGAEAEVAHGALVKEGSWRSAPLVLVGDDRAGPLLGSLYGPARRPGVLLVGRDLDDHQVWERGVGIGAEHVVFLPDAESWLTGRIADAAEGVGRQALTVGVTGGRGGAGASTLACALAVTAARAGQRTVLIDADPLGGGLDVLLGGGSAEGLRWPAFAESRGRVGAVALEESLPRLHDLRVLSWDRGASVLVPPEAMRAVLGAARRRGGVVVVDLPRRMDEAVTEVLAQLDLGLLVVPAELRAVAAAHRVAGRLAMVLRDLRAVVRGPCGAGLGDAEIARLLGLPLAGELLPEKGLLESVDLGVPPGAMPNGPLARFCSAFWARALPSEGQGSVPA, encoded by the coding sequence GTGGCTGAATCCATCCTGATCGTCACGGAGGACACGGAACTTCTCGACGATTTGCTGCGGCTCTGCGCTGCTGCCGGGGCCGAGGCGGAAGTGGCGCACGGCGCGCTGGTGAAAGAGGGGAGTTGGCGCTCCGCCCCGCTCGTGCTGGTCGGTGACGACCGTGCCGGGCCGCTTCTGGGGTCGCTCTACGGACCCGCGCGCCGACCAGGAGTGCTCCTGGTCGGCCGGGATCTGGACGACCATCAGGTCTGGGAGCGGGGCGTAGGTATCGGCGCCGAGCATGTGGTCTTCCTGCCTGATGCCGAGTCCTGGCTGACGGGCCGGATCGCCGACGCCGCCGAGGGGGTCGGGCGGCAGGCGCTGACCGTCGGGGTGACCGGCGGCCGAGGCGGCGCCGGGGCTTCCACCCTGGCCTGCGCGCTGGCGGTCACCGCGGCGCGGGCCGGGCAGCGGACCGTGCTCATCGACGCCGACCCACTCGGCGGCGGCCTTGATGTCCTGCTCGGCGGGGGATCCGCGGAGGGGCTGCGCTGGCCCGCCTTTGCCGAGTCACGGGGGCGCGTCGGTGCCGTGGCGCTGGAGGAGTCGCTGCCAAGGCTCCATGACTTGCGGGTGCTCAGCTGGGACCGGGGCGCCAGCGTCCTCGTCCCACCGGAGGCGATGCGCGCGGTGCTGGGCGCGGCCAGACGGCGCGGCGGGGTGGTCGTGGTCGATCTGCCCCGTCGCATGGACGAGGCGGTCACCGAAGTGCTGGCACAGCTCGATCTGGGGCTGCTGGTGGTCCCCGCCGAGCTGCGCGCGGTCGCCGCGGCGCACCGGGTGGCCGGTCGGCTCGCCATGGTGCTGCGGGATCTGCGGGCGGTCGTGCGCGGACCCTGCGGGGCCGGTCTGGGCGATGCGGAGATCGCACGACTGCTGGGGCTGCCGCTCGCTGGTGAACTGCTGCCGGAAAAAGGGCTGCTGGAGTCCGTAGACCTCGGGGTGCCGCCAGGTGCCATGCCGAACGGTCCGCTGGCCCGCTTCTGTTCCGCCTTCTGGGCACGGGCGCTGCCGAGCGAGGGCCAGGGGAGCGTGCCGGCATGA